The genomic DNA ACCACTCACGGGTATCAACTTGAAGAGGAGACTCTAACTATACCTTGAATCAGCTTAACTAACGATTCACTGCGGGGGTCTACTTGATGAATTGAGACGTTTCAGGTGCTATTTAGCTCTGAGTTTACTAGATCTGAGTTGGTAAGAGGGAAAGAATTGCTCAGAGCACCCCCTAGAATGACCTAAATAAGAGTCAAGAGCCCTGCCCTGCTACAGCCGTTCCTACCTCGATGTTTCATAAACCGTCAAGTGCTTTTAACCGccaacgcccgactcgagcgtagcgagaggagcaatggggtctggggctacgccccagccgccggaggcagaccccaaACAGCGAACCCAGGACCCCATTCAAACAGGTAATTCAATTGAACCGGTGCCGAGAAGTGGCCGGCGGGTTTCCCTGCATGCCCTAACCGCTGAAATGTTCCAGGGTAAGGGTGAGCGGGCGAGATtagatttttattttccagATGATCCAGAGTCAGAGAGCGGCAGAGAGGCGAACCTGAGTTTCCGGAGTGAACGAAAGCTGGGGTTTGAAAGAGACTTTCGACAGTGTTGCTGTAGATTTAGTACTGCGGAGGTTGAAGTGAAAATTAAGAGTAAAGAGGAGATCAAATAAGAAAAGTACAACCAGTACAGAtctgattattattattatatctTAATAATTGAAGAGTATCGGAAACTGTGGACTGAACGAGTCCAGAAGTGAAAATTTgaaaatttttgaaaaaaatcgaaaGCGTTCTGAGTAACGAGTAACGAGAAACGacaaataaagaaaagaaagaattaTAAAATGTTGAGCAACAAAAGTGCCAGATCATTGGCGGTTATTAGCCGGGCTAGTCTCATGAGCCGAGCGAGTGGTCGAGCCATTGGCAACACTAATCAAATGATGAGAATGGCAGGTAGTACTGGATTTCACAGTTCTCGTGCTAGCAGAGCCGACCCACCTAGCGACAAATCGCCATTCCAGGTGTTTGTGGATACATTTAAGAATGAATGGAGCAAGAGCAAGGAGCTGCAGAACGATATCAAGGCCCTTCAGGACGAGACCGGCCGTATGTCAGAGAGTGGAGCATATAAGAAAGCCAAAGAGGCTCTTGACAAAGCCAAGAGTGGtacttcagcagcttcttctgtcaCAGGAAGGTCATTGAAGAAAGCCGGTCAGGTTGTAgggtcagcagcagctactGCTTGGGACTCGCCCATTGTCAAAACCACTCGTACTGCCGTGAACAAGACCGCCGAATCGGTGGATAAAGCCACTGAACCCATTCGTAAGACTAAGATGTATAAAAACCTGAAAGACGTGATTGACGACGGATCCAGTATGAGATATGGTGGATTCGAAGAGAAGGAGGCTCGTCGACTAAGACGAGAGttggaagagaagaaacgattagaagaagaactcCGAACCGGTGTTAAAAGATATGTCAAGGCTAATCCAGAAGCTGGTGAcagtgttgttgttcatgAAACAGCCAAGCCCGATGGCAAGTCTTGGAAAGACGATTTCGAGAAGACTTCTGTTGGTAAAAAGGCTGCCGACTTGAAAATGATGTACGAAGAGTCTGAAAACGGGTTTGTGTCTACCATTAGATCCATTGGTGATACTATTGGCTCTTTCTTCGCTGAGACTGAGAGTGGTAAAGTTGTTCGTCTGTTCAAGCAAATGGACCCTTCATTCAGCCAAGACGAGTTCCTGAAGGACGTTCGTCAGTACATTCTTCCCGAGGTGCTCGATGCCTATGTCAAGGGTGATAAAGAGACCCTTGGAATCTGGCTCTCTGAAGCACCTCTCAATATCTGGGCTGCTTCAGCCAAGCAATACCAAGAACAAGGTCTGTACTCTGCCGGCCGAGTTCTCGATATCCGAGGAGTTGACATTCTCAGCGCCAAACTCCTTCAACCGGCCGACATTCCTGTGTATGTCATTGGCTGTAGAGCCCAAGAAGTCCATCTCTACAAAAACATTAAGACCGACGAGATCGCTGCCGGTGTCGAAGACGCCATCCAGCTCACCACGTACGCCATGGTCATGACCCGTATCCCCGAAGACATGGACAACCCCGAGACCAAGGGCTGGAAGCTCCTTGAGCTCGTGCGTGGCCAGTCGCGCCAATGGACTTAAACTCGCACCCCTCTCGCATCTTTTATCCTGTATATTCTGCCTGTACATAGTAATAATTACCGCATAGACTGCTGACTGGGCCcgtgctgcctccggcggctggggctgcgccccagaccccccggctcctctcgctgcgctcgagtcgggcgtcgacgggcCACTGTCTACggaatctcctgcgaagcaggagcaacggggtctggggcgcagccccagccgccggaggcaggtagGCCCCCCTTACGTTTTCGGTTTCCGTTTCTTGAAAAGCGGTTTTTTGGGCTCCGGTTTAGCGTCGCCCTCTTGTTTTAGGGGTTGTGGAGGTGATGTGAGTGTGAGGTCGTCGTCGGGGAGGAGGACTTTGTCTTGGATGCGCCAGGCGTCGGAGAAGCCTTTGGACGTTCGCAGTTGCACTTTCTTTTTGGGTTGGTCAGGTGTCGGGTCTTCGATGGCAAGTGAAGCCGGATGTGGATCTGGATCGCGCTCACGTTTACGAATGGCGTTGATTGTGGGGTCAGTGGGTTTGAGAACAGCCGGTCGAACTACCGTTGGCGAGTCAGTCGATGTGGATAGGCCATGGGATTTGATTTGTCCGTCtccatttttttgttcttcttctgctgccactgaTTGGTCTGGTTGTTGAACGGCAAGTCtggcttctttttctcgGATCTGGTTCTCCTTGTGAAGCTGTTGTAGCTGGCGTTGAATAGCGGACTTGTGTTTCCAGGTCGCTTCGTGCTGAGCACGGCTAATCTTAGAATCAACCACAAACTGTACCTTGTTAGTAATTTGTCAATTTCTAATAAAATTTCCATTTAAAACTTACTGTCTGGCATGGTTTACACCAGTATTTCGCCATGAGTGCTGGTTGAGAAGAAAGTCGTGAAGAGACCGACCAAATCAGGACTATCTAAAGCCTCACTGAAATATGCATGTGAGTTTAATTTTCTGCAGGGACTCGACCACTTGTGAACTACAAAATCGCTGCCAGTTGCAGTTTTCTTAGTACCGTGGATTGTTATTTCAGTCTATCACTATAATACTATCGAGATTTGAATGAAGAGTGACTTTCAGAAATAGTTTGATTGCGTTTTTTATAGTTATAGATAGATTGAAGTGGATAGCAGGGCCGCATGGTAAGCGGCTTACATGTTGATCTGAAGAGATGGGTGAAAGATTCGCATTTCATGTTGATTGAATTATTTGTCAGTGACAATGCCTGGaaatggtgaagatgagtCTAGAGATGCCGGACAGAGGTCGCGGTCGGAGCTGTCAGATCATTCATACCGCAGTGAGCTGACCAAGAGGCACGAGAGTGGTCATCGTAGCGACCACAGCTGGAGATCACAAGACAGAAGAGAGAGTTCGAGTCGACATGACAGTTTGAGTGAAAATCGATCTCATAGAAGTGATAGAAGTGATAGGGAGTATCATCACAGTCACAAACATCATAATCAGGAATCAAGAGACCGTCATCGAGAGCACGGTCGCAGTCGTGATGAGGATCGCGAACGAGACCGCCGTCGTCACCGGCATAGTCGTGATGGAGAGTCTTCAAAACGTCACGAAAGGCATGAGAATGACCGACGAGACAAGAATAAACGGACCCACGAACGTGAGAGTGGTGATCATGGAAAAGATACGAGTATAAAGTCGTCGCAATCTACGTCTTCTTTGAGTAAAAAGCCGAGAGTCGAAGAATCCACTGAAGATGGAGACTGGGTCGTGGCAGAAGACACTGGCAACTTTTATTCGAAGCCAGACTTTGTAACTAAGAATTCGTCTCATGACCCTGTTGATTCTATCACAAGTACGCCGATTACGGAAAATACAGAATCACCAGTGGCATTCACATCATCGCGAGAACAAACTCAAACCCCTAGAGCTACAACCACAGATGATATTGCTTCTGTCAGTCCTGACGACGGGGAAATATCTGATATGCCGGAACCTTCACAACCTCCTCCTGTttcaattgctgctgctacatTACCAACTGTGAATGATCTCAACAAGTTAAAGGCTGCTATTTTGAAAGCAGAGTTACAGGGTAACACCAGTAAAGTCGAGGATCTCAAAAAGGAGTATGATGAGCTTTCCAAACGAGTTCTTCCTGCAACATCTGAAGTTGATAACATTTCTGATGGCAtcgacaacagcaataaGCCAGCTGCTATCGACATTCGGTTTAACAGAATTCCCGCTAGCAAACTCACCAACTCGGCAGACCCATCTGTTCAAGATATGCTACGAGAAGAGATTAATTCTCGAGACGACCGCTTGGATTTGAAGATGGCTGAGCAGATATCTCGAGATGGAGGGTACATAAACGATCTGGATTATATGGATGATAACGTGGAAAAACTAGCAACAATTGCACAAAAGTCTGAGCAAAACCTGCGTAACCAGATGATTGAAAAGACCCGTCGTCTGAACGAATCCATTTCCGAATGTCGGCTGTGTCTCGAAGAAGGTGGTAGTTCCGGCACCACAATCATCTCTATTGCAACACAAGTCTATCTCTGTGTTGCTCCAGAACCAGCTATTGTGAAAGGAACTGTAGCAATTGTGCCCATGGACCATTATACAAACACTCTCGAATGCAGTGACGATGAGTGGGAAGAAATCCGTAATTTCATGAAAAGTCTGACCCAGATGTGGCACAAAAAGCGCAAAGGTGTTCTTTTCTACGAAAATGCCGTTAATCGGTCTGGTCGACTTCACGCCAGCATTTTTGCGGTTCCTGTACCATTCCACTTACTAGACTCTGCTCCTGGTTTCTTCCAGGAATCCATCATCGCACTTTCCGACGAATGGAGCAGTCATCGACACATCATCGACACCCGCAAACCCACCACTGCCACCCAAAACGTCGACCCCAAATATCTTTTCCGGACCAGCATCGCCAAACAGGCGCCCTACTTCCACGTCTGGTTCAACATCAACGGCGGAATAGGCCACATCGTTGAAGACACGGCCCATTGGCCCAAAGGCGACCGGTTCGCTCGCGACGTCATCGGCGGTATGCTCCGTCTCGACCCCGTCCTCATCCGCCAGTCCACTAAATGGATCAAAGGCTCGTCCGAACGCGACTTCATCGACGAGCTTTGGCACGATTTCGACTGGACCCTAGCAATCGCTCGCTAGTAGccctgtgcctccggcggctggggctccgccccagaccccactgctcctctcgctccgctcgagtcgtttgcgtCAGGAACCCCccgtcaactcctgcgaagcaggagcaaccagggtctggggcggagccccagccgccggaggcatatcCCCGGTATCAGcaacttatttattatagCTATGAGTTATTTTTCTCATAAATTCGTTATTTCATGCCAGTTGTGCTTGCTGCTCGTGGTACAGAAAGCTCTCGAAGGTCGCTTCGATCGTGTCTTCGAGGGTGCGGTATTGGAGCCCGATGATCGAGTCCGAGTCTCCGATGTCGAACGAGCACTGTTGCGCTATGGCTTCTTCGCCGTGGCCTGGCTCTCCTATGGGCAGTCGGTCGCGGATCGTGGGGAATTTTGTACGGGCAATATCTACAATCTGTTGGACTGAAATGTTGTTGGCAACTACGAACCATCGGTCCGTTTCTGGGGGCACGAGTTGGATCGCTCGCACATGGGCAGTGGCCGCATCTCGTACGTCAATATAAAAGGGAAATGACAGCTCGGTCAGTCGGTTGGTCATCGGTGATGGAACTGTGATCGGTGACGGTGGGCTTTTGATAGTCGAGGGTGTTTTCACTGAATCGGCTCGTGATAATTTAGCCGGTCTGTTATCTGTCGATAATGCATCGTTAGTCATTGTGGTAGTTGTAGAAGGTGCTGTAGTTGTGATGTTATTGTTAGGTAGGTCATATGTATTGTTTTCGGTTTCGGTGTCTTCGAAAGTTGAAGTGACTGGTGATGATGGAAGTACCGGCGGCaatggtgttggtggtgatggtggtaaGGATTGTGGTAAATGAAGTTGGGGCTCTGGACTGCGTAATATCGGTTGAGGTGTGTTTAGTGGTGGTTTGACTGTTGAGTGTTTGTCGTCATTTATAGAAACATGAGAAAACTCGTAGCACGGGCCCGAGTGACGGCGGATCTCGATAGACGACTCATTTAGTGGCGACTGTGGAGGGGTACCTGCTAGTAAACGATATACTTGGTACAACGAAAAGTTCTTATTCATGCAATGACTGCTATTTAGAGTGTATGAACTCATGTACTCAGCTTCTGGGACGATAATCGGACCAAACACTAAAGGAGTCACAATAACCGTCAGCGTGAATCTTGgaaaaatatcagaatACCGTTTCCAAAGAGCATCTTCTGCAAATGAACAAGACCCTATATATGCATTGTAACAGCTGACTCGGGCCTGTTCACGAGTGATTCTGTTGACATCGCGCGCTGTGTACACCTTACGAGGATCATCAAACCGTGGTGAGTCAGAAATCATAGTAGCAAAACATGAACTATACACTACACTTCGCACATTCAGCCCGTGCTTGTCTACTGcattgatgatattgtTCGAAATACGAATACCTGGTTCAAACAGAATGCGATCTTTCTCACGGTCTTCTACAAACGGTGAATGATATGGACATGAGTTATGTGCGGTAGAACCTATTCCATCAGAAATGCCTTTCTCATCAGACGCTCCATCAATATCGTGTCCTTGTCCGTTGCCGGTTTCAGATCCAGATCGAGCAACCGAAGCAGGAAAGCTCGTCCTGATATCACAAGGTGACTCAGGACCGGCTGTATGAATTACATAACGGATATCAGGATTCaatttgaaaatgaaatctAGCGAGTTCTCTTGTGAGATATCCGGTACTTCGATGAATGCAATGTTGGCCTTGGGATACTTGCTTTTAAATGATAGACCCTGGTCGATATCTCTCACCACTGCAATAatctggtactggtacttGACCAGAGTATCTAGAACATGTGAGCCTATAAAGCCTGTAGCTCCTGTTAATAGAACTTGACCCGACATAGCAGCAACTGTTCCACGGGGTATAATTTATACCACctaataaaatattttataaCACAGCTGGCTGGCTCACTCTTGGTTTACAATAGCAGTGCCACAAGAATATCAAATATCACAATAAAAGTGAACACAGGAATATCACGATAATATCACAATAATGATACGATCTGATAGCTATAGAGCTGAAACACACCTGCTGTAGTCCATAAGATCAGAGATATGCTGAACAAGAACAGAGATAAGCTGAACTTGTCTCAGTGATTTATTTGATCCTTGGTTTAATGCCTTGTCTTAACTTCTTGATCTCGGTTTCTGGCCCGATCTATAACCTGGTAAGTAGCCTCTAAACCAAGACGAACAACACTCTGTTAAGATTATGCTCACGACCATGGGTCACTACAATTCCCAGATATATTCCTGCCAAAGATTAAAGTGTGACGTTTCTACAGGCGTTCTACAATTTTCTGAAGATAGCCCAATGATATTTCTGGATCCTATTTATGGCTGTGCCCCTGACGTGCGTTGAAGTGACGTGAGTGATGTCTCTGCGGACGTAATTCGGCACTTTCCCCCTTCCGAGATATCACGACAACCGCTGTTTCTAAACCAGCAATTTTTGCTCCAAATACTTCAATCTCGATTACTCTTGAATCCCTGTCAATATCGAACAGTCCAATAGGTATTCGCACATTCACACACACCACTCGTTTCGAGGCCAACCAAACCAACGATCCGGCTgttcaaataataaataataaatgcCAGCGAACTGTCTGCAGATCTGAGATGTGGTACTAAACAATCGATTGGATCTCACAAGCCACAAAAGCCACAAATCACTTGAATACCTCAGCCGACAAAAATTCTTTTCTGTCCAAGTTAAAAACTAGTTGCGATAATGAAGTTAAATCCAGTCGTTGCCGTAATCACCGGATCCGGCCCCTCACTTCGACAGCAACTAAAGTAGTAAAAATATTAAcgagccagcagcaacaatggTAACGATTATGCTTGTACGGAATAGCACGCTATGTAGTATGTCAGGCAGCTTCGGCACAGTAGCGTCtcaatataaaatataaagtgaagaaaaaaagttatCGATATTTTGCGCCCGAAGTCAATTCTGAGAGGAAATACGTGGGTTGAGCAGAGTGAGGTTAATTCTATTAATATCGCACCACTCTGGCTCACACTAATAAATGACGCATGTACGCATTTCCATGGGGAATTCATGCACCCCGATAAGACATGCGTCACGTGCCCCGACACCCCTTAGCACCCCTGAATCACTGCCATCTCCcgcgaagcaggagctacggggtctggggcggagccccagccgccggaggctgtgTGAGGGGATGGtgggtatgcctccggcggctggggctccgccccagaccccgtggctcctgcttcgcaggagggGCGTGGACCGTCCAGCGGGGAACTGCGTCTGTGTTAGAGTGAGACATGTCGGCTGGCGGTGTTTTCTGGTTCTTTTCTCAGACATGGATTTGAAACAGGCGCTAATTGACTGGGATTTGGGGCGGGTGATCTTTAATACGAgctgggggagggggttgtgcctccggcggctggggctccgccccagaccccgtggctcctctcgctgcgctcgagtcgttgcaAGGGGGTCGCCAGGGGTTTTGGGGGTTTGGATATTCGAGTTCGGAGGTTGTGAATGGCGGAAGAGGTTGATGGTGGTCTGTAGATTTGTATGTCCAAGCATTGAATCCGTTGGATTAGCtgctgaagttgaagaagatccCGTGTAGACTGCTGTTGCGAGTGGGTCGTCTTTCTCTGATGTTATATACTTATTGGGGAAGTGAATGATAAAGTCATGTAGAAACGTATAGTATAAGATCATATATCTTCCAGATGCTCGTGGATTTTCTCCTTTAATTGAGCTTCATAGGAGCACATCTGCTCTACCCACACTGGTTGTATTGGCAGGGACCGTAGAcagaacgactcgagcgtagcgagaggagcagcggggtctggggcggagccccagccgccggggGCAGCAGCCCCGATGCAAAAAGATATGATACATTGATATTACAAAGGATCGAGTCATTAATTAAAATTCATGGAGCGGTCGTAAGATGTCGTTACAGATATGCAATGGTTAGATGGGGATGCCAAGTGCCTCGAGGTCTTCCTGGAGCTCTTCGTCGTTGACAGGCTTCATTTCGGGCGCGGCTGGGAATCCTATGTATTTGCTGACTCCGTCGAGAATGGCGATTTCTTGGTTCGATGACATTCGCTGGCGGATCTGTGTACCCCGGCTGTCTGGCA from Sugiyamaella lignohabitans strain CBS 10342 chromosome D, complete sequence includes the following:
- the TIM44 gene encoding Tim44p (Essential component of the TIM23 complex; tethers the import motor and regulatory factors (PAM complex) to the translocation channel (Tim23p-Tim17p core complex); TIM23 complex is short for the translocase of the inner mitochondrial membrane; GO_component: GO:0016021 - integral component of membrane [Evidence ISM] [PMID 12192589]; GO_component: GO:0016020 - membrane [Evidence IEA]; GO_component: GO:0005743 - mitochondrial inner membrane [Evidence IEA,IEA]; GO_component: GO:0005739 - mitochondrion [Evidence IEA]; GO_component: GO:0005739 - mitochondrion [Evidence IDA] [PMID 16823961]; GO_component: GO:0001405 - presequence translocase-associated import motor [Evidence IDA] [PMID 14517234]; GO_component: GO:0001405 - presequence translocase-associated import motor [Evidence IDA] [PMID 14638855]; GO_function: GO:0005524 - ATP binding [Evidence IEA]; GO_function: GO:0015450 - P-P-bond-hydrolysis-driven protein transmembrane transporter activity [Evidence IEA]; GO_function: GO:0051087 - chaperone binding [Evidence IMP] [PMID 11344168]; GO_function: GO:0051087 - chaperone binding [Evidence IPI] [PMID 7809127]; GO_function: GO:0000166 - nucleotide binding [Evidence IEA]; GO_function: GO:0030674 - protein binding, bridging [Evidence IMP] [PMID 10824101]; GO_function: GO:0030674 - protein binding, bridging [Evidence IMP] [PMID 11344168]; GO_process: GO:0006886 - intracellular protein transport [Evidence IEA]; GO_process: GO:0030150 - protein import into mitochondrial matrix [Evidence IMP] [PMID 1396562]; GO_process: GO:0030150 - protein import into mitochondrial matrix [Evidence IMP] [PMID 18400944]; GO_process: GO:0015031 - protein transport [Evidence IEA]; GO_process: GO:0006810 - transport [Evidence IEA]) encodes the protein MLSNKSARSLAVISRASLMSRASGRAIGNTNQMMRMAGSTGFHSSRASRADPPSDKSPFQVFVDTFKNEWSKSKELQNDIKALQDETGRMSESGAYKKAKEALDKAKSGTSAASSVTGRSLKKAGQVVGSAAATAWDSPIVKTTRTAVNKTAESVDKATEPIRKTKMYKNLKDVIDDGSSMRYGGFEEKEARRLRRELEEKKRLEEELRTGVKRYVKANPEAGDSVVVHETAKPDGKSWKDDFEKTSVGKKAADLKMMYEESENGFVSTIRSIGDTIGSFFAETESGKVVRLFKQMDPSFSQDEFLKDVRQYILPEVLDAYVKGDKETLGIWLSEAPLNIWAASAKQYQEQGLYSAGRVLDIRGVDILSAKLLQPADIPVYVIGCRAQEVHLYKNIKTDEIAAGVEDAIQLTTYAMVMTRIPEDMDNPETKGWKLLELVRGQSRQWT
- a CDS encoding carbonyl reductase (NADPH-dependent) (Putative dihydrokaempferol 4-reductase; GO_component: GO:0005575 - cellular_component [Evidence ND]; GO_function: GO:0004090 - carbonyl reductase (NADPH) activity [Evidence ISA] [PMID 19577617]; GO_function: GO:0003824 - catalytic activity [Evidence IEA]; GO_function: GO:0050662 - coenzyme binding [Evidence IEA]; GO_function: GO:0016491 - oxidoreductase activity [Evidence IEA]; GO_process: GO:0008150 - biological_process [Evidence ND]; GO_process: GO:0044237 - cellular metabolic process [Evidence IEA]; GO_process: GO:0055114 - oxidation-reduction process [Evidence IEA]) is translated as MSGQVLLTGATGFIGSHVLDTLVKYQYQIIAVVRDIDQGLSFKSKYPKANIAFIEVPDISQENSLDFIFKLNPDIRYVIHTAGPESPCDIRTSFPASVARSGSETGNGQGHDIDGASDEKGISDGIGSTAHNSCPYHSPFVEDREKDRILFEPGIRISNNIINAVDKHGLNVRSVVYSSCFATMISDSPRFDDPRKVYTARDVNRITREQARVSCYNAYIGSCSFAEDALWKRYSDIFPRFTLTVIVTPLVFGPIIVPEAEYMSSYTLNSSHCMNKNFSLYQVYRLLAGTPPQSPLNESSIEIRRHSGPCYEFSHVSINDDKHSTVKPPLNTPQPILRSPEPQLHLPQSLPPSPPTPLPPVLPSSPVTSTFEDTETENNTYDLPNNNITTTAPSTTTTMTNDALSTDNRPAKLSRADSVKTPSTIKSPPSPITVPSPMTNRLTELSFPFYIDVRDAATAHVRAIQLVPPETDRWFVVANNISVQQIVDIARTKFPTIRDRLPIGEPGHGEEAIAQQCSFDIGDSDSIIGLQYRTLEDTIEATFESFLYHEQQAQLA